From a single Candidatus Defluviilinea gracilis genomic region:
- a CDS encoding DUF4147 domain-containing protein, with amino-acid sequence MDANRFATHSLNDPRILRILSAALNAVDPYIAVKSHLPSVAGDVYGLAVGKAAVPMMTALAESIPLAGALAISKHASSASTSVFVSAVAPLRPPLSAEMSQFPLLLSGHPIPDARSVHAGERALEFVASLKEEDTLICLISGGGSALMTAPVIPLEELQTLTALLLASGATINEINTIRRHLDRVKGGGLARATKANIISLILSDVIGNPLEAIASGPTAPDPTTREDARAILERYALIQPTILQFSNSLFETTKPNHPTFSRVQNIIIGDNRLAAQAALEQAQREGFDSEILTNELQGEAREVGVMLSTKLRDEATKRPRPFCLIAGGETTVTIRGNGKGGRNQELALAAINELRDVPNAMLIALATDGEDGPTDAAGAVATGESAERAMRLGLSEADSLSRNDAFPFFESLGDLIRTHPTGTNVNDLVFLFWAGG; translated from the coding sequence ATGGATGCAAATCGTTTTGCTACACACAGCCTCAACGACCCGCGCATCTTGCGAATCTTGTCTGCGGCGTTGAATGCGGTTGACCCATACATTGCGGTAAAAAGTCATTTGCCGAGTGTGGCGGGCGATGTGTACGGTCTCGCCGTTGGAAAAGCCGCCGTTCCGATGATGACCGCCCTAGCCGAATCGATTCCGCTTGCGGGCGCGCTCGCCATTAGCAAGCACGCTTCATCCGCTTCGACTTCGGTCTTCGTCTCCGCTGTCGCTCCGCTCAGACCTCCGCTCAGCGCGGAAATGAGCCAGTTTCCCCTCCTCCTCAGCGGACATCCCATCCCCGACGCGCGATCCGTCCACGCGGGCGAACGCGCGCTTGAGTTTGTTGCTTCTTTAAAAGAAGAAGACACACTCATCTGTTTGATCTCAGGCGGAGGCTCGGCGCTGATGACCGCGCCGGTGATTCCGCTGGAGGAGTTGCAAACGCTCACCGCTTTGTTATTAGCATCGGGCGCGACCATCAACGAGATCAACACCATCCGCCGCCACTTGGACCGAGTCAAAGGCGGAGGCTTGGCGCGCGCGACGAAAGCCAACATCATCAGCCTGATCCTCTCGGATGTGATCGGCAATCCGCTCGAGGCTATCGCCTCAGGTCCCACCGCCCCCGACCCAACCACACGCGAAGATGCTCGCGCAATTCTTGAAAGATACGCGCTTATCCAACCAACAATTCTCCAATTCTCTAATTCTCTTTTTGAAACTACTAAACCCAATCACCCAACATTCTCCCGCGTCCAAAACATCATCATCGGCGACAACAGACTCGCCGCGCAAGCCGCGCTCGAACAAGCGCAACGCGAAGGATTTGATTCGGAAATACTCACGAACGAATTGCAAGGCGAAGCGCGTGAAGTTGGCGTGATGCTGTCAACTAAACTGCGCGACGAAGCGACGAAACGCCCGCGTCCGTTTTGCTTGATCGCGGGCGGAGAAACAACTGTAACCATTCGCGGTAATGGCAAAGGCGGGCGGAATCAAGAACTGGCGTTAGCCGCTATCAATGAATTGCGCGATGTACCCAACGCGATGTTGATCGCATTAGCAACCGACGGCGAGGACGGTCCCACCGATGCGGCGGGCGCGGTTGCCACAGGCGAATCGGCTGAAAGGGCGATGAGGCTGGGGTTGAGCGAGGCAGACAGCCTGTCGAGAAATGACGCGTTTCCGTTCTTCGAGTCGCTTGGCGATTTAATCCGCACACATCCGACAGGCACAAACGTCAACGATTTAGTTTTCTTATTTTGGGCGGGTGGGTAA
- a CDS encoding RidA family protein, protein MTDKQAILPEGANPMGPYSPGIVSGGFLFVAGQVGRAPDGTIGATIEEQTRFTLENMRAVLHAAGCDLKDVVKANVYITKPEYLQAFNPIYMEYFPVPRPARATVVAALVDEQFLIEIEAIAKLP, encoded by the coding sequence ATGACCGATAAACAAGCCATACTACCGGAAGGCGCAAACCCCATGGGACCTTATTCGCCGGGCATCGTCAGCGGCGGATTTTTGTTCGTGGCCGGGCAGGTGGGGCGCGCACCCGATGGAACCATCGGCGCGACCATCGAAGAGCAAACCCGTTTCACGCTGGAAAATATGCGCGCTGTCTTGCATGCCGCAGGGTGTGACCTCAAGGATGTTGTGAAGGCGAACGTTTACATCACCAAGCCGGAGTACCTGCAAGCGTTCAACCCGATCTACATGGAATATTTCCCCGTGCCGCGTCCCGCGCGCGCCACCGTGGTCGCCGCCCTGGTGGATGAACAATTTCTGATCGAGATCGAAGCCATCGCAAAGTTGCCGTAA
- a CDS encoding LCP family protein has product MNFSRQIILATLLLAGCGTTASPSPTQPSSFFDLVTPAPNPSATPTPFQPLPLGATSFFIPANDPLLLTSAADSALATSSLPPETPTLLPTIDAVVLNNTIAPQPTFDSQIFNNGQNTINFLLIGSDRRSLTGSTRTDTMVIAILHPTEGQVSLISIPRDLWVSIPGFENNRINTAYQVGKSTDYPGGGPGLLKETIQYNLGIRIDHTALVDFNGFSDIVNTLGGVDVPVSCAYTDWRLIDPSYDPENENNWYLHTAEPGVIHMDGDLALWYARSRQKSNDFDRGRRQQEVLRALFTQALQAGTLTRIPELYENLKDSVETDLGLGDLLQLSVYTPKMTNADIRSYYIRPPYVSSWITDGGAYVLLPDKDRLSQLITEALSPPVKVAERQAVTIEVMNGTSIPGYETLAATRLNYAGYETRIIPSDRQDYGSSVLIDKTIVQDTAFSAPILSVMGLPPNSLISGADPNSGSNFLLILGYDYEPCFKPESLGQ; this is encoded by the coding sequence ATGAACTTCAGCCGACAGATCATACTCGCGACACTGTTGCTCGCCGGGTGTGGGACAACCGCATCGCCGTCGCCGACCCAACCTTCCTCGTTTTTCGATTTGGTGACGCCCGCGCCCAATCCATCCGCGACCCCGACTCCCTTCCAGCCGTTGCCGCTCGGCGCGACAAGTTTTTTCATTCCCGCGAACGACCCGCTTCTTCTCACCAGTGCGGCTGATTCAGCCCTTGCCACATCATCCCTGCCCCCGGAGACTCCCACCCTGCTCCCCACCATCGACGCAGTTGTGTTGAACAACACCATTGCGCCACAACCGACCTTCGATAGTCAGATCTTCAACAATGGGCAAAATACGATCAATTTTTTGCTGATCGGCTCCGATCGCCGTTCTCTTACCGGTTCGACGCGCACCGACACCATGGTCATTGCGATCCTGCACCCCACCGAGGGACAGGTCTCGCTTATTTCCATTCCGCGAGATCTGTGGGTTTCGATCCCGGGCTTTGAAAACAACCGCATCAACACGGCGTATCAGGTTGGGAAATCCACCGACTACCCCGGCGGCGGACCCGGCTTGCTCAAGGAAACCATTCAGTACAACCTCGGCATCCGCATCGATCACACTGCCCTCGTAGACTTCAACGGCTTTTCCGATATCGTCAACACCCTGGGCGGCGTGGATGTGCCCGTCTCATGCGCCTACACCGATTGGCGGCTGATCGACCCAAGTTACGACCCTGAAAATGAAAACAACTGGTACTTGCACACCGCCGAGCCCGGCGTCATTCACATGGATGGCGACCTTGCCCTGTGGTATGCCCGCTCGCGCCAAAAATCGAATGATTTCGACCGCGGGCGCAGGCAACAGGAAGTCCTGCGCGCGTTGTTCACCCAAGCCTTGCAAGCCGGAACGCTGACCCGCATCCCTGAACTGTACGAAAACCTGAAGGATTCGGTTGAGACCGATCTGGGCTTGGGAGATCTTCTACAACTCTCAGTCTACACTCCCAAGATGACGAATGCCGACATCCGCAGTTACTACATTCGCCCGCCTTACGTTAGCTCATGGATCACCGACGGAGGAGCGTACGTGTTGTTGCCAGACAAAGACCGGCTCTCGCAATTGATTACCGAAGCGCTCTCCCCTCCGGTGAAGGTCGCAGAGAGGCAGGCAGTCACAATCGAGGTGATGAACGGCACCTCCATCCCCGGTTATGAAACGCTCGCGGCGACGCGTCTCAATTACGCCGGCTACGAAACCCGCATCATCCCCTCCGACCGGCAGGACTATGGCTCGTCGGTCTTGATCGATAAGACCATTGTGCAGGATACCGCCTTTAGCGCCCCGATCCTCAGCGTGATGGGATTACCGCCAAACAGCCTGATCTCCGGCGCAGACCCAAACAGCGGCTCGAACTTCCTTTTGATTTTAGGGTACGATTACGAACCATGCTTCAAACCAGAGAGTTTGGGGCAATAA
- a CDS encoding LysM peptidoglycan-binding domain-containing protein: protein MQALRQLGGGVIIAIVSIVLVIGGVSLAIAESASPPTQSIPVFISPTAPVTLFTPTLLPLPTSSETSTSAPALTNTPAATFTIIAPSATTCPPPPSGWTPIVVSFADTIYTLAQKYATTEDALKNANCLASVNLQLGATLYVPPVASTAVVVTCSPPFNWVKRHVVQPGENLYRIALAYGLTYPQLQQGNCMGASITIYVGQLLWVPNIPTLTPLPGATATIRLSTSTASPTPTQTFVSTATQMPTLTATFMPTASSQPTITNTVPPAPTVTPSLTPFPSPSPSP from the coding sequence ATGCAAGCCTTGCGCCAGTTGGGGGGAGGCGTCATCATCGCCATCGTTTCCATCGTTCTGGTTATCGGGGGAGTTTCGCTCGCCATCGCCGAATCCGCTTCGCCGCCCACGCAATCGATTCCCGTCTTTATTTCACCCACCGCGCCTGTGACCCTTTTCACCCCAACGTTGCTTCCGCTCCCCACCTCGTCTGAAACCTCGACCAGCGCGCCCGCATTGACAAACACGCCAGCGGCAACGTTTACGATCATTGCGCCTTCAGCCACCACCTGCCCGCCGCCCCCAAGCGGCTGGACTCCCATCGTTGTCTCTTTTGCCGATACCATTTATACCCTCGCGCAAAAATACGCCACCACCGAAGACGCTTTAAAGAACGCCAACTGCCTTGCCTCGGTGAACTTACAACTCGGCGCAACTCTCTATGTTCCGCCGGTGGCATCGACCGCCGTCGTTGTCACGTGCAGTCCGCCATTTAACTGGGTGAAGAGACACGTCGTGCAACCCGGCGAAAATTTATACCGCATCGCCCTCGCGTATGGGTTGACCTACCCGCAGTTACAACAAGGCAATTGCATGGGCGCTTCCATTACTATTTATGTTGGGCAGTTATTATGGGTTCCCAACATCCCCACACTCACCCCGCTCCCCGGCGCAACGGCGACCATTCGCCTCTCCACCTCTACCGCCTCGCCAACCCCGACCCAAACCTTCGTCTCCACTGCCACCCAAATGCCTACCCTCACCGCAACATTTATGCCAACGGCATCGTCTCAACCGACGATCACAAACACCGTTCCTCCCGCGCCCACAGTCACGCCATCTCTCACCCCATTCCCTTCGCCATCGCCCTCCCCATGA